In one Pseudarthrobacter sp. NBSH8 genomic region, the following are encoded:
- the mmsA gene encoding multiple monosaccharide ABC transporter ATP-binding protein produces the protein MTSHTTHSDPIILEMRSITKEFPGVKALDQVSLRVKAGEVHAICGENGAGKSTLMKVLSGVYPHGTYNGDIVYQNEVQQFKDIRASEHAGIAIIHQELALIPELSIMENIFLGNEPTKRGVINWDEARSRSIELLARVGLREDPDTPIKEIGVGKQQLVEIAKALNKSVKILILDEPTAALNESDSQHLLDLILGLKGKGITSIIISHKLNEIEQIADSITIIRDGKTIETLDVKADGVDEDRIIKGMVGRTLESRFPEHEPKIGEVLFEVKNWTVGHPQIEDRLVCKGSNFHVRSGEIVGFAGLMGAGRTELARSIFGRSYGRFISGHLYKEGKEITLKSVRQAIDAGLGYVTEDRKSLGLNLLDDIKTTTVSANLEKISKRSVVDDNQEFAVAEDYRKSLRTKTPSVEEGVAKLSGGNQQKVVLAKWMFTDPDLLILDEPTRGIDVGAKYEIYGIIQQLANQGKGIIVISSELPELLGLSDRIYTIFEGAITGVLNKEEASQESLMKLMTSARKAA, from the coding sequence ATGACGTCCCACACCACACACAGCGATCCGATCATTCTCGAGATGCGTTCCATCACCAAGGAATTCCCCGGAGTCAAGGCACTCGACCAGGTCAGCCTCCGGGTCAAAGCCGGAGAAGTCCACGCCATCTGCGGCGAAAACGGCGCCGGCAAGTCGACCCTCATGAAGGTCCTCTCCGGCGTCTACCCCCACGGCACTTACAACGGCGACATCGTCTACCAGAACGAAGTCCAGCAGTTCAAGGACATCAGGGCCAGCGAACACGCCGGAATTGCGATCATCCACCAGGAGCTCGCCCTGATCCCGGAGCTCTCCATCATGGAGAACATCTTCCTCGGCAACGAGCCCACCAAGCGTGGCGTCATCAATTGGGATGAGGCCCGCAGCCGCTCCATCGAGCTCTTGGCCCGCGTCGGGCTCCGCGAGGATCCCGACACCCCGATCAAAGAAATCGGCGTCGGCAAGCAGCAACTCGTGGAAATCGCGAAGGCGCTCAATAAGTCCGTGAAGATCCTCATCCTTGACGAGCCCACGGCGGCCCTGAACGAGTCCGACTCCCAGCACCTGCTGGACCTGATTCTGGGCCTGAAGGGCAAAGGGATCACCTCAATCATCATCTCGCACAAGCTCAACGAGATCGAACAGATCGCGGACTCCATCACCATCATCCGCGACGGCAAGACGATCGAGACCCTTGATGTCAAGGCCGACGGTGTCGACGAGGACAGGATCATCAAGGGCATGGTCGGCCGGACCCTGGAGTCACGTTTCCCGGAACATGAACCGAAAATCGGCGAAGTGCTCTTCGAAGTCAAAAACTGGACCGTGGGCCATCCGCAGATCGAGGACCGCTTGGTCTGCAAGGGCTCGAACTTCCACGTCCGCAGCGGCGAGATCGTCGGTTTTGCCGGCCTGATGGGTGCCGGCCGGACCGAGCTTGCCAGGTCAATCTTCGGCCGGTCCTACGGACGTTTCATTTCCGGCCACCTCTACAAAGAGGGCAAGGAAATCACCCTGAAGAGCGTCCGGCAGGCCATCGACGCCGGCCTCGGTTACGTCACCGAAGACCGGAAGTCGCTCGGGCTGAACCTGCTCGACGACATCAAGACCACGACGGTGTCCGCCAACCTGGAAAAGATCAGCAAGCGCTCGGTCGTCGATGACAACCAGGAATTTGCCGTTGCCGAGGATTACCGGAAGTCGCTGCGCACCAAGACCCCGTCCGTGGAGGAAGGCGTCGCGAAGCTCTCGGGCGGCAACCAGCAGAAGGTGGTGCTGGCGAAATGGATGTTCACCGATCCGGACCTGCTGATCCTTGACGAACCGACCCGCGGGATCGACGTCGGCGCAAAGTATGAGATTTATGGCATCATCCAGCAGCTGGCGAACCAAGGGAAGGGCATCATAGTCATTTCCTCCGAGCTGCCGGAACTGCTGGGCCTCTCGGACCGCATTTACACCATCTTTGAGGGCGCCATCACCGGTGTCCTCAACAAGGAGGAAGCCAGCCAGGAAAGCCTGATGAAACTGATGACCTCCGCCCGCAAGGCCGCCTGA